The genomic window GTGTGCTTTCTAGCAGGCTTGCCTGATCTGGGTCACATGGTTCAGTTTCCTGCACAGGCCGGACCCGACTCGGGTGAACACCCTCCTTCAGCTCCAAAAGAACTAGAGGAAATGAGAGAAAGGACACTGTGTGAGAATGTCTGGCTAAGTGAATCtgaatggaaatatatatatatatatatatatatatatattcactaatCATTTTGATATCAGCATAAAGTCTGGCCACACCAGTTCTGCATTAACACGTCACCTGAGGCCGATGTCATGTCTTTACTGACCTCTGTAGAAGTTCCTGTTCCACAGAAAGAGGGCGCTGTTGAGCACAGACAGACTCAAACCCACAGGAACCAAATACAGCAAACAAAGCGCCGTCAGGAGAGAACCGTAAAACCTGCACAGAATAACACTCATTACCATCACCTTCACAATCCTTACACTCAACTGATGTTTGTTGCTTTTATTAGATGCTTTGCGTTACAAATTAACACAAAGATAACAGAAAATAGACCAAAACAACAGTAtgcaaataatacatacataactATATGAGTAATACTACATTATACGCACGGTTTGTACTCATTTCTACAAATACATTTCATGACCTTTACCTGACATTTTGAGACGACATTCATGACCTAATGTTCCATTAGTACAAGTATACatgtaaaataagaataaaaacctATGTTCAAATTTATCACAGCATATTTGAACTAAAATTAATGACTTATTTGCCTTCGTTTCACTACTGAATCCTATTATACAGAGATTTGTGATGACTTTGCCAAAACTGCATGACTTTTCCAGGTTTATCATAACTGTATGAACCCTGTATATGTATAAATTACAGTTGCTGTCCATCAGTTATTGTTAAGGTTAGTATTCTTGCACtaaacatcattttttacaaaacTGTACTATGGTAaccataatttcattttaaaaattcacTGTCAAATTTCAGAAACTTCCCTGGCTATATGTTTTtgattttgttcttattttatctgaagaaacacataaaaataacttTCTCATCTACTATGATTTTCATCCTATTCTGAAATTATTCTGTGGACCGTGTTAGTTAATACCAAGCTCACTGACGTGACAATATCTGTACTGGACTATTCAGGCAGACACTTTGATAAGCATGGTCAATTGTCTATGTGCTTCTGTGTGACATTAGCGTGATACTCACATGGAGGACATGGCGTGACTCTCCCAGTATAACACTTTATACACGGATTCTGCATACACACACGCCAGGGTCAGAAGGTCATCTATTCGTTTCagcctgtaacacacacacacacacacacacacgtcttcaTCTCTCAGTCTCAGCGCTCTCTCATCACTCAAACATCATGGTCTCCTCCACTCACATGTCCTTGACCTCCAGCATGGCCTCCTGTTTGCTCATGTGGACCATCTTCAGTTCTCGCCGCTGCACGGCAAAGTGCTGCTTCTTCTGAACCGTCACCTCACAGCTCGTGCCCTGGCAACGGTTGCCAAGGTACCCCAGCGCAGCCGGAGTGGAGACGACCAGCAGCAGCAGAGCGACCCACGCACCTGAGGATAGTTTTAACACAGGAGATACTCAGTTAATGCATTACAGTGGCATGTGAAAGTTTGGGGTAAAAACTtctgaacacgatgaagatgtccaaatttttcttatgttgttgaaatataattttttcccatATAGTTCTaaccttcgtaagcaacagaagatacttgtttGTTTccctgaacacaaattaagtacaatttactttgatcttcaaattccaaaagttttcacccccggcTCTtgatgcatcttgtttccttctggagcatcagtgaatgtttgaatctttttaaatagttgtgtttgagtccctcaattgtcctcagtctgaaaagatgcatctcaaaatcataaagtcactgctggaaagggttcaaatatgcaaagatgctggaaaactgaagaatgtgcaggaccttaaagatttttctgaagaacagttctcagtttcaatcatcacaaaacagaaagacagtcgaggatcatcaggtaacagcacacagttttaggaaccaagggttcccaaactatTGAATGAGGTTATTTTACTAATTTCAGCAGTTTTTTTGTGTTGAGGACTAAATGAAAACATCTTTtgtgtacaatatcttactcaggacagtactaaataatgtatgatctctcttattttgttaaaattattcacattttcacagattctgcaaggggtgcccaaactttcgaatgCCACTGTATAGTACACCTGCACAGAATATATGCACAGCACATGTCATTAATTCAAATCTCACCTTCACTCAGAGTGAGGAAGAGGATGTTGAGCAGAACGCAACTGAACAGGGAGCACAGTGGCATCCTCCACCTAAAAACACAATGAGCATCAATAATTCAGAGACACGTTTAGAAAACAACAAAAGCCTTCTGGTGAGAGTCACATGACACAGGCAGAAGCCGTTCTGATTATTATGGGATGTCTCTCACCCGAGCAGGTAGCGCAGCACCTCCAGCGAGTCTGTAACGGGCTCCAGGAAGATGGCCATCCGCTTGAAGGAGATCACCATGTTaagcaggtcaaaggtcagcgcTCTGGGGCTGCCCAGGTCAGAGGTGCTGTCTGTGGAGGGCAGCTGGGTCAGTTCAGCCCGGTCACCGCTCGCCTGTGAGGGGTCCTGAGGATGGGAGGCTGCGCACTGCATGCTGGGAAATCAGAGACTGTGTTTATCTGATGCTTGTGTGACAGTCTCTCATCTGTTACATCTGATGACTCGCAGTGTATTCAGATCTCTGATGATTTAATCACAATCAATAAACAATGCCAAATCCAGCAGATCTGTATAACgaatataataaaaacacaattgatGTGACAATCAATTTAGTGtagttttaacatattttataaaccATTTTTATAAACAGAACACATTCAGTTCTTGGTTAAACTAATATAAATAGAGAAACATAAAGCACTGCCATATAAACATCAACCAGAAGAAAACACTCGAACACAACGGACTCTCACATTACCTTTAAATCTTTAACAGCGTGTTCCGCCGCTACAGAGTCATTAAGAGGTCTTTAATGTGCATGAAGATCGCTAGATTTGAGAATAATCTACTTAACAGTGTATCAAGACGCTGCGTTATCGTTTATGTCTAGCGACTTCTGCTTCCGGGATCCACAGGCGGATGTGTGGATGTCAGAgcgcgatgatgatgatgatcgaGTGTCAGGAAGAGCAGAGGAGCGCCGATCACATCGATgtgactaaactaaactaaactaaactcagAAACGACTGCCAGAAGTTTTCTGTCTGGTGTTTTGCCATTTTAATATGTTATTGTAATTTGTACAAACAACTTAAAACCCCTTTTTTCCATAGGAAAAAAGTAAACTCAGCAAAAATATTTGATGCGGATTGTTGTTGTGgcttaattatcattatttgatTGTGTTTGCAGGGATctgaaattttattaatttaatgcataaaatCACTGGTAAATTTACACAAACATTTCTACAATTCTGTCAAGGCGTCTGCCAGCAAATATCACTGAAGGGCATTTAAATGAAATGGTTTGATTATAGCTCTGATAAGTGGTGAGACGTTTGTAGCTTTAAAATGACAAGGTGTAGTGATTTCCAAACTGTACTTTCATTAATGATAACTGAGGGTGCATTTCAATCTACCAATAATCGTCTGATAGTGCTCTGCCCTTCCATCTGGACTTTTTATACAATTAAGTGAAGTGCcaaataaacattcatgttctTCAAACTTGAAAAAGGTTGTATAAAGTGAAAAGGCAGATTTGCCCAGTGTAGAAAGGGCAGAGCCTActacttttatttaatataaccaaaactggtctgtgtttccctctGTTGGCGGAAAag from Carassius auratus strain Wakin chromosome 1, ASM336829v1, whole genome shotgun sequence includes these protein-coding regions:
- the zfyve27 gene encoding protrudin isoform X1, yielding MQCAASHPQDPSQASGDRAELTQLPSTDSTSDLGSPRALTFDLLNMVISFKRMAIFLEPVTDSLEVLRYLLGWRMPLCSLFSCVLLNILFLTLSEGAWVALLLLVVSTPAALGYLGNRCQGTSCEVTVQKKQHFAVQRRELKMVHMSKQEAMLEVKDMLKRIDDLLTLACVYAESVYKVLYWESHAMSSMFYGSLLTALCLLYLVPVGLSLSVLNSALFLWNRNFYRVLLELKEGVHPSRVRPVQETEPCDPDQASLLESTPTPTSVESQSPGNIEEAEEAEPDDEFKDAIEESQLILPETPLALVVWPVSYLLPKILRRWRAHKDDEEVSSGVPEFDTVSDNGLLSRNEPIRSKVSKLTEKLRKRVPANATGNCFHCSSAFSVLKKRRNCSNCGVSFCSRCCSYKVLRSSMGATAPEAQRETVFVCSMCNTFLSTK
- the zfyve27 gene encoding protrudin isoform X5, which translates into the protein MQCAASHPQDPSQASGDRAELTQLPSTDSTSDLGSPRALTFDLLNMVISFKRMAIFLEPVTDSLEVLRYLLGWRMPLCSLFSCVLLNILFLTLSEGAWVALLLLVVSTPAALGYLGNRCQGTSCEVTVQKKQHFAVQRRELKMVHMSKQEAMLEVKDMLKRIDDLLTLACVYAESVYKVLYWESHAMSSMFYGSLLTALCLLYLVPVGLSLSVLNSALFLWNRNFYRVLLELKEGVHPSRVRPVQETEPCDPDQASLLESTPTPTSVESQSPGNIEEAEEAEPDDEFKDAIEDDEEVSSGVPEFDTVSDNGLLSRNEPIRSKVSKLTEKLRKRVPANATGNCFHCSSAFSVLKKRRNCSNCGVSFCSRCCSYKVLRSSMGATAPEAQRETVFVCSMCNTFLSTK
- the zfyve27 gene encoding protrudin isoform X3, whose translation is MQCAASHPQDPSQASGDRAELTQLPSTDSTSDLGSPRALTFDLLNMVISFKRMAIFLEPVTDSLEVLRYLLGWRMPLCSLFSCVLLNILFLTLSEGAWVALLLLVVSTPAALGYLGNRCQGTSCEVTVQKKQHFAVQRRELKMVHMSKQEAMLEVKDMLKRIDDLLTLACVYAESVYKVLYWESHAMSSMFYGSLLTALCLLYLVPVGLSLSVLNSALFLWNRNFYRVLLELKEGVHPSRVRPVQETEPCDPDQASLLESTPTPTSVESQSPGNIEEAEEAEPDDEFKDAIEESQLILPETPLALVDDEEVSSGVPEFDTVSDNGLLSRNEPIRSKVSKLTEKLRKRVPANATGNCFHCSSAFSVLKKRRNCSNCGVSFCSRCCSYKVLRSSMGATAPEAQRETVFVCSMCNTFLSTK
- the zfyve27 gene encoding protrudin isoform X6, encoding MQCAASHPQDPSQASGDRAELTQLPSTDSTSDLGSPRALTFDLLNMVISFKRMAIFLEPVTDSLEVLRYLLGWRMPLCSLFSCVLLNILFLTLSEGAWVALLLLVVSTPAALGYLGNRCQGTSCEVTVQKKQHFAVQRRELKMVHMSKQEAMLEVKDMLKRIDDLLTLACVYAESVYKVLYWESHAMSSMFYGSLLTALCLLYLVPVGLSLSVLNSALFLWNRNFYRVLLELKEGVHPSRVRPVQETEPCDPDQASLLESTPTPTSVESQSPGNIEEAEEAEPDDEFKDAIEESQLILPETPLALVVWPVSYLLPKILRRWRAHK
- the zfyve27 gene encoding protrudin isoform X4, giving the protein MQCAASHPQDPSQASGDRAELTQLPSTDSTSDLGSPRALTFDLLNMVISFKRMAIFLEPVTDSLEVLRYLLGWRMPLCSLFSCVLLNILFLTLSEGAWVALLLLVVSTPAALGYLGNRCQGTSCEVTVQKKQHFAVQRRELKMVHMSKQEAMLEVKDMLKRIDDLLTLACVYAESVYKVLYWESHAMSSMFYGSLLTALCLLYLVPVGLSLSVLNSALFLWNRNFYRVLLELKEGVHPSRVRPVQETEPCDPDQASLLESTPTPTSVESQSPGNIEEAEEAEPDDEFKDAIEESQLILPDDEEVSSGVPEFDTVSDNGLLSRNEPIRSKVSKLTEKLRKRVPANATGNCFHCSSAFSVLKKRRNCSNCGVSFCSRCCSYKVLRSSMGATAPEAQRETVFVCSMCNTFLSTK
- the zfyve27 gene encoding protrudin isoform X2; this encodes MQCAASHPQDPSQASGDRAELTQLPSTDSTSDLGSPRALTFDLLNMVISFKRMAIFLEPVTDSLEVLRYLLGWRMPLCSLFSCVLLNILFLTLSEGAWVALLLLVVSTPAALGYLGNRCQGTSCEVTVQKKQHFAVQRRELKMVHMSKQEAMLEVKDMLKRIDDLLTLACVYAESVYKVLYWESHAMSSMFYGSLLTALCLLYLVPVGLSLSVLNSALFLWNRNFYRVLLELKEGVHPSRVRPVQETEPCDPDQASLLESTPTPTSVESQSPGNIEEAEEAEPDDEFKDAIEVWPVSYLLPKILRRWRAHKDDEEVSSGVPEFDTVSDNGLLSRNEPIRSKVSKLTEKLRKRVPANATGNCFHCSSAFSVLKKRRNCSNCGVSFCSRCCSYKVLRSSMGATAPEAQRETVFVCSMCNTFLSTK